From Candidatus Binatia bacterium, the proteins below share one genomic window:
- a CDS encoding acyl-CoA dehydrogenase family protein: protein MIDFELSPEIKNNRDMVHMVAEQYMRPLSHQFDENEHEKPWDFLNMMWEASRNSPVSIGGDGKKKKADQEPSAAPQRGLLAAVAIEELSWGDAGLYLSIPNPGLGGAAVAAAGTPEQRQRFLDRFKSGKPKWGAMAYTEPHCGSDTAAIQTTARRDGDSYVLNGTKIFVTSGLMAAEKSEGFVVVWATVDKSAGRAGIKAFVVENNTPGMTVVKCENKMGIRASDTAMIVFEDCRIPSDNILGSPVVQETTEGFKGAMATFDATRPAVAASAIGIGRAALDFTREALEKEGVKVRYGIARARLTAIERDFMEMEANLQAARLLTWRASWMMDQGMRNNLEASMAKAKAGLAVTQVTQKAVEILGPLGYSRQLLLEKWMRDAKINDIFEGTQQINLMVVARRILGYSSKELN from the coding sequence ATGATCGATTTCGAGCTTTCGCCGGAAATCAAGAACAACCGCGACATGGTGCACATGGTGGCCGAGCAGTACATGCGGCCGTTGTCGCACCAGTTCGACGAAAACGAGCACGAAAAGCCGTGGGACTTCCTCAACATGATGTGGGAGGCCTCGCGCAACAGCCCGGTCTCCATCGGCGGCGACGGCAAGAAGAAGAAAGCCGATCAGGAACCGAGTGCGGCGCCGCAGCGCGGCCTGCTGGCGGCGGTTGCCATCGAGGAGCTTTCGTGGGGCGATGCCGGCCTCTACCTGTCGATCCCCAATCCGGGGCTCGGCGGCGCCGCTGTCGCCGCCGCCGGCACTCCCGAGCAGCGCCAGCGCTTTCTCGACCGCTTCAAGAGCGGCAAGCCGAAATGGGGCGCGATGGCCTACACCGAACCGCACTGCGGTTCGGACACCGCCGCCATTCAGACGACCGCGCGGCGCGACGGCGATTCGTACGTCCTCAACGGCACGAAGATCTTCGTGACCAGCGGCCTCATGGCGGCCGAGAAGTCCGAGGGCTTCGTCGTCGTCTGGGCCACCGTCGACAAGTCGGCGGGACGCGCCGGCATCAAGGCGTTCGTCGTCGAGAACAACACCCCCGGCATGACCGTCGTGAAGTGCGAGAACAAGATGGGCATCCGCGCTTCGGACACGGCGATGATCGTCTTCGAGGACTGCCGCATCCCGAGCGACAATATCCTCGGTAGCCCGGTGGTGCAGGAAACGACAGAGGGCTTCAAGGGCGCCATGGCGACCTTCGACGCCACCCGACCCGCCGTTGCGGCCAGCGCCATCGGCATCGGCCGCGCGGCGCTCGACTTCACCCGCGAGGCCCTGGAAAAGGAAGGCGTGAAAGTTCGCTATGGGATCGCACGGGCCCGGCTCACGGCCATCGAGCGCGACTTCATGGAAATGGAAGCAAACCTCCAGGCCGCCCGCCTGCTGACGTGGCGGGCTTCGTGGATGATGGACCAGGGTATGCGCAACAACCTCGAGGCGTCCATGGCGAAGGCCAAGGCCGGCCTGGCGGTGACCCAGGTGACGCAAAAGGCCGTGGAGATACTCGGGCCGCTGGGCTACTCGCGCCAGTTGCTGCTCGAGAAGTGGATGCGCGACGCCAAGATCAACGACATTTTCGAAGGTACCCAGCAAATCAACCTCATGGTC